The following are encoded in a window of Colletotrichum lupini chromosome 3, complete sequence genomic DNA:
- a CDS encoding patatin-like phospholipase — protein MVLLHRHWAHARGVGRDVSQPRVAHKRLGRSTVAGACAEVPARQFYTYKVASSTCGGASASLRLELTSRWVTYLCVNHTRSIGRQISNTEHTTSPIARINAIMSDSEELNELPEDEEEDLFGDEPADDLQEDRSRAGSVREDASDRDEGDGYGRDDEAPLPTDYETKVIEAVEMQRHRTPKSKDQRLRSLRVPKFMKIIPTIYDPETFEPTEHDIENAKADVPKADIRVRRQGNKLQSNTMIHRWSDGSVTMTVGDEHFEVSTKALAPGPNEPYSELQDGHYYAAAAELTSNFLMFVGHVTDQYIVRPGKEVADDALAALAERMASISQKPQEKDMIINTIQDPELRKRQAEQAEKERMKMQRRRETQTARMDATRGGFGRSGGLSIGDLEGGRRGGGSRKRGMPGAPKQKRRRPEYDSDDDLPSGARREDEYDMEDDFIVASDDEVSEVEHDDDDEELLDEAPRSKKRRVSDDEDADGDDDDNMEPSGRGRRRHVVDDDDSELGGEDQIHESRFVTIVLRVLAVLRLARTSGTTRAAFELNLCHGSQTGPLVANLTLLGAAQDFFFLENVNISRCSPEIQLPRADDVKGRGACPAPLHCQIASHYHMSKLSARDEALGFMYSSSGSSGSAVTLGKYSNHSLSSGSTKRETLQMEVAVGIRRQIRTLPATLPSVQQAAKHKRGNVRNPFIAVGRAKPQTPVTYVPTYLTYPHRNLTAVWLSSARWFGQLIVPPLPQPPGRSKTRFYLTLASLSLSILASTIRSPARSFDRTRASSSTTWYYYGPWISINLVRICESSPATPRLDVANSPSFSHSLFISVYLSFCLIYNPSSQPRHDARLTPPAHNAIIAMNTQYHSRRRATMGVVVALWQVAVDVTQFWQRKLRDWYTRKTPIELWLELLRHAEAFEDWEEAALHLDNLLGLDLWRNNPTSKYYDYRLINERLNSLITAREDGNLNQLVNLLRSGLIRNLGNITAPTLYNRSFAGTKYLIEEYITQIAEAVEDITHLPTTPGSDPYGAPVGLTNQMKLDFIHDTRQAFGRSTLVLQGGAIFGVCHLGVVKALFLRGLLPRIITGTATGALIAALVAIHTEEELPNVLKGEGIDLSAFSGKSKSEKGPQKEQSYATRWNTLLRRLKRFTREGYFLDVKVLEDCVRANVGDLTFEEAYNRSKRVLNITVATADQGGVPTLLNYLTAPNVLIWTAAVASNASTATLYGHRETTVLCKDAHGNIVPWAPANTIDFHHWTHVSYSDRESPLLRIAELFNVNHFIVSQARPYLIPFLQSDMHGPSLMETRNSTTSITAFLARMVGLELRHRLRQLDTLRLLPAGIRRFLVDEQVPGASMTLVPEVTAGDFVRLLETPTRETLDYWISRGERSVWPAVAALRIRCAVENELDRSYQTVRRLKAGGLRRKGSTAAAASMDNNSKERRASSLGAAH, from the exons ATGGTCTTGCTCCATCGCCATTGGGCTCACGCTAGAGGCGTTGGAAGGGACGTTTCTCAGCCTCGTGTGGCGCATAAGAGGTTGGGGAG GTCCACTGTAGCTGGAGCATGTGCCGAAGTCCCCGCTCGGCAGTTTTACACGTACAAAGTGGCTTCAAGCACGTGTGGCGGTGCTTCAGCCTCACTCAGGCTTGAACTGACCTCCAGGTGG GTCACCTACCTCTGTGTCAACCACACACGCTCAATTGGCCGCCAAATTTCCAATACCGAACACACTACATCGCCTATCGCACGAATCAACGCCATCATGTCGGATTCCGAAGAATTGAACGAGCTTCCcgaggatgaggaggaggaccTCTTCGGCGACGAGCCAGCAGACGATCTTCAGGAAGACAGAAGTCGCGCCGGTAGCGTACGCGAAGACGCATCCGACCGTGATGAGGGTGATGGCTACGGTAGAGATGACGAGGCCCCTTTGCCGACCGATTATGAGACAAAGGTCATCGAGGCCGTTGAAATGCAACGTCATCGCACTCCCAAGTCGAAAGACCAGAGA TTACGGTCTCTACGCGTCCCCAAGTTCATGAAGATCATTCCCACGATCTACGATCCCGAGACTTTCGAGCCTACCGAGCACGATATTGAAAACGCGAAAGCCGACGTACCCAAGGCCGACATCCGCGTTCGACGACAAGGAAACAAGCTGCAGAGCAACACCATGATTCACAGATGGAGCGACGGTTCTGTGACTATGACGGTCGGAGACGAACATTTTGAAGTCTCTACCAAGGCACTAGCCCCCGGACCTAACGAACCATACTCTGAGCTTCAGGATGGACACTACTATGCTGCTGCGGCGGAGTTGACCAGCAACTTCCTCATGTTTGTTGGGCATGTCACCGATCAATACATTGTACGGCCCGGAAAGGAAGTGGCGGACGATGCGCTCGCTGCACTCGCCGAGCGCATGGCGTCGATATCGCAAAAGCCTCAGGAGAAGGACATGATCATCAACACCATTCAGGATCCCGAGCTGCGCAAGAGGCAAGCGGAGCAGGCTGAGAAAGAGCGCATGAAGATGCAAAGACGTCGCGAGACTCAGACCGCACGTATGGATGCTACCCGCGGCGGATTCGGTCGCAGTGGAGGCCTCTCCATTGGCGACCTTGAGGGTGGACGACGTGGCGGTGGTTCGCGCAAGAGAGGCATGCCTGGCGCGCCGAAGCAAAAAAGAAGACGTCCCGAGTATGACTCTGACGATGATCTGCCTTCTGGCGCCCGCAGAGAAGACGAATACGACATGGAGGACGACTTCATCGTGGCTAGTGATGACGAGGTCAGCGAGGTTGAACatgacgatgacgatgaggAGCTCCTTGACGAGGCACCACGATCCAAGAAGCGTCGGGTTTCGGATGACGAAGACGCTGATGGAGATGATGATGACAACATGGAGCCAAGTGGCAGAGGAAGGCGCCGTCACGTTGTCGACGATGACGATTCGGA GCTCGGTGGAGAGGATCAAA TACATGAGAGTCGCTTCGTGACAATTGTCCTCCGAGTGTTGGCTGTACTGAGACTTGCGCGAACAAGTGGCACGACACGTGCAGCGTTTGAGCTAAATCTTTGTCATGGCTCTCAGACCGGACCGTTGGTAGCCAATTTGACTTTGTTGGGAGCTGCGCAA gattttttttttctcgaAAATGTGAACATCTCTCGGTGCTCACCCGAAATACAATTACCTCGGGCGGATGACGTGAAGGGCCGTGGAGCATGCCCAGCTCCCTTGCACTGCCAAATTGCAAGCCATTATCACATGTCGAAGCTCTCCGCCAGGGATGAGGCATTGGG CTTTATGTACAGCAGCTCGGGAAGCAGCGGCAGCGCAG TTACACTGGGCAAATACAGCAACCACTCACT ATCATCCGGCAGCACCAAAAGGGAAACATTGCAAATGGAAGTTGCTGTGGGAATTCGGCGGCAGATCCGGACCCTGCCTGCTACCTTGCCCTCCGTGCAGCAGGCCGCAAAACATAAGAGAGGTAATGTCCGTAACCCTTTTATTGCCGTGGGCCGAGCCAAACCACAGACACCTGTGACCTAcgtgcctacctaccttacctatccGCACCGAAACCTCACAGCTGTCTGGCTGTCATCGGCACGGTGGTTCGG TCAACTCATCGTCCCTCCTCTCCCGCAGCCGCCGGGCCGTTCGAAGACACGATTCTACCTTACTCTCGCATCCCTCTCCCTCTCCATCTTAGCGTCCACCATCCGCTCGCCCGCTCGTTCGTTCGACCGCACGCGCGCTTCTTCTTCTACCACTTGGTACTACTACGGCCCTTGGATCTCGATCAATCTTGTCAGAATCTGCGAAAGCTCACCCGCAACACCCAGGCTCGACGTCGCAAACTCACCGTCCTTCTCTCACTCTCTCTTTATCTCTGTATATCTATCCTTCTGCTTGATCTACAACCCATCCTCCCAACCT AGACACGACGCTCGCCTCACGCCACCCGCCCATAATGCCATAATTGCCATGAACACCCAATATCACTC TCGCCGTCGCGCAACCATGGGAGTAGTCGTTGCGCTCTGGCAAGTGGCCGTAGATGTGACGCAATTCTGGCAACGG AAACTCCGCGATTGGTACACACGCAAGACCCCCATCGAACTATGGCTCGAACTACTTCGCCATGCCGAAGCCTTCGAAGACTGGGAAGAGGCGGCCCTGCATCTAGATAACCTGCTTGGACTGGACTTGTG GAGGAATAATCCAACGTCCAAGTACTACGATTACCGCCTAATCAACGAGCGCCTCAACTCCCTCATCACCGCGAGAGAAGATGGGAACCTGAACCAACTGGTCAACCTCCTTCGTTCCGGCCTGATTCGCAACTTGGGCAACATCACTGCCCCGACGCTTTACAACCGGTCCTTCGCTGGCACCAAGTATCTAATAGAGGAATACATTACGCAGATTGCTGAAGCGGTCGAGGATATCACCCACTTGCCGACGACGCCTGGGTCTGATCCTTATGGAGCACCTGTCGGACTGACAAACCAGATGAAGCTGGATTTTATCCATGATACAAGGCAGGCTTTCGGTAGGAGTACGCTCGTCCTGCAAGGCGGTGCCATATTCGGAGTATGTCATCTTGGTGTCGTGAAGGCGTTATTTCTTCGAGGTCTCCTGCCGCGGATCATCACCGGAACCGCGACGGGCGCTCTCATTGCCGCATTGGTGGCCATTCACACCGAAGAGGAGCTCCCCAACGTCCTCAAGGGAGAGGGTATCGACCTGTCTGCTTTTTCTGGGAAATCCAAGTCTGAAAAGGGCCCACAAAAGGAGCAGTCCTACGCAACGAGATGGAATACTCTTTTGCGGAGGCTAAAGAGATTCACTCGAGAAGGCTATTTCCTTGACGTCAAAGTGCTAGAGGACTGCGTGCGAGCCAACGTGGGTGACCTAACTTTCGAGGAAGCGTATAATCGGAGCAAGAGGGTGTTGAATATCACCGTTGCAACCGCCGATCAAGGCGGTGTTCCAACGCTGCTCAACTACCTGACAGCACCCAACGTG CTTATCTGGACTGCCGCGGTCGCCTCGAATGCTTCCACTGCAACATTGTATGGTCACCGGGAAACCACGGTTCTCTGCAAAGATGCCCATGGCAACATCGTACCATGGGCACCCGCAAACACAATCGACTTCCACCACTGGACTCACGTATCTTATTCGGACCGCGAGTCACCCCTTTTGAGGATTGCCGAGCTGTTCAACGTAAACCACTTCATCGTCAGCCAGGCTCGGCCTTACCTTATTCCGTTCTTGCAGAGCGATATGCATGGCCCATCCCTCATGGAGACGCGTAATAGCACAACGTCCATTACAGCATTCCTAGCTCGTATGGTTGGGCTAGAGCTCAGGCACCGGCTGCGCCAGCTGGACACGTTACGCCTCCTTCCAGCAGGCATCCGGCGCTTCCTCGTCGACGAACAAGTGCCAGGCGCGTCCATGACGTTAGTCCCAGAAGTGACCGCTGGCGACTTTGTGCGCCTGCTCGAGACGCCGACTAGAGAAACGCTGGACTATTGGATATCGAGAGGGGAGCGGAGCGTGTGGCCTGCCGTTGCCGCGCTTCGCATCCGTTGCGCGGTTGAAAACGAGCTAGATAGGTCCTATCAAACCGTCCGAAGGTTGAAGGCGGGCGGGCTCAGGAGAAAGGGCtcaacggcggcggcggcatcgaTGGACAATAATAGCAAGGAACGGAGAGCTAGCAGTCTCGGGGCCGCACATTGA
- a CDS encoding FMN-dependent dehydrogenase yields the protein MPPPQSLDLPNPSLLTMADSGDGDERTPYSAYAVSIYQNGIMAGQLPIVTTDPNGLQAQAKKAMGPESFNYVFGGAGELSTMDANRLAFRQWKIVPRFLRPSNPRDLRTELFGVTYESPLLMAPIGVQSIFHEDKETGLAAACAELQVPYTLSTAATSTIEEVAKVCGDQHRWFQLYWPMDDDITGSILRRARANGYKVLVVTLDTVTLAWRPADLDQAYLPFITGTGNSVGFSDPVFRKKFSEQNDGDQVEDNIISASRYWISQAFPGDHHSWKDLALLKKNWDGPIVLKGVLSVEDAKLAVEHGMSGIIVSNHGGRQLDGGVASLEVLPEIVEAVGDKLTVMFDSGIRTGADIVKAIALGAKAVFVGRPAIYGLGIAGKEGAKAVIAGLLADLDLTMGLSGFKSLSELKLSILRQVRYGGDMKANL from the exons ATGCCACCCCCGCAATCCCTCGATCTCCCCAA cCCTTCCCTTCTCACAATGGCAGACTCAGGCGATGGCGATGAACGGACCCCTTACTCGGCCTACGCCGTCAGCATCTATCAAAACGGCATTATGGCAGGCCAATTGCCAATCGTAACGACGGATCCCAACGGCCTACAGGCCCAGGCCAAGAAGGCCATGGGCCCAGAGTCCTTCAACTACGTCTTCGGAGGCGCTGGCGAGCTATCGACTATGGACGCGAACCGTCTAGCCTTTCGCCAGTGGAAGATTGTGCCTCGCTTCCTGAGACCTAGCAATCCTCGGGATTTGAGAACAGAGTTATTTGGCGTGACTTATG AGTCTCCCCTTTTGATGGCCCCTATCGGGGTTCAGAGCATCTTCCATGAGGACAAGGAGACGGGTCTGGCAGCCGCCTGCGCCGAGTTGCAAGTGCCGTACACGTTAAGCACGGCGGCGACCTCGACCATTGAGGAGGTCGCCAAAGTTTGTGGCGACCAGCACCGCTGGTTCCAGTTATACTGGCCCATGGATGATGACATTACGGGGTCGATTCTCAGACGCGCCAGGGCCAACGGGTACAAGGTCCTCGTCGTGACTCTCGACACCGTGACTTTGGCTTGGCGGCCGGCCGATCTCGACCAGGCATATCTGCCCTTCATCACAGGTACGGGCAACTCGGTCGGCTTCAGCGATCCCGTCTTCCGCAAGAAGTTTTCCGAGCAGAACGACGGCGACCAGGTAGAGGACAACATCATCAGCGCCTCGCGGTACTGGATCAGCCAGGCCTTCCCCGGCGATCACCATTCTTGGAAGGATCTGGCGCTCCTGAAGAAGAACTGGGACGGGCCCATCGTTCTTAAGGGCGTGCTGAGCGTCGAGGACGCCAAGCTCGCCGTGGAGCACGGCATGTCGGGCATCATCGTCAGTAACCACGGCGGCCGACAGCTCGACGGCGGGGTCGCCTCGCTCGAGGTGCTCCCGGAGATTGTTGAAGCCGTGGGCGACAAGCTCACGGTTATGTTCGATTCCGGGATCCGAACTGGGGCGGACATTGTCAAGGCGATCGCTCTGGGGGCTAAGGCCGTCTTCGTTGGCAGACCTGCCATCTATGGCCTGGGCATTGCGGGTAAAGAGGGCGCGAAGGCTGTCATTGCTGGGCTGCTTGCTGATCTGGACTTGACAATGGGACTCTCCGGCTTCAAGAGTCTCTCCGAGCTCAAACTTTCCATCCTTCGGCAGGTTCGGTACGGTGGGGACATGAAAGCCAACCTGTAG
- a CDS encoding Mob1/phocein family protein encodes MSLLARSHDTSKIKNKPELFSFQEISSNTNTRQTTTLPKHLLRTPALPCGLVGTARNNMAGANPYGLVPSGTWSGGWVHYPAGHFSMLCSASISREIPSTNQTPMNSNARFRGQAAKPPGSNKSPTSSTAGQPTSPTVSQGSQSSTNLAPKVPPLPNSPSLAHSIGMDDQGGLSDGDGLLGSYHLPRPMPIWLNSNYGKHIVKGNFMTLSARPKTVEQGEWIAHQVVEHYRNLWNFVRVLHEKEEDGSTICNGTTCPRMSAGARREPVELPAAEYMTLMQRWISGKIDDTNIFPTDPSGVSYAHNANITTTPLSQLTNPGEPDWIGKRSGFPQNFIDVCQTIFRQMFRVYSHLYWAHFTEPFYHLNLEKSLNSCFSHFILTATALDMLKPHELEPMQPLIDLWAANGTFPPESKAYEYANLRAGERLMQLAGMMAGFTPTLLPPESLLVKAGKEANGASRAKHDNNKETHFSHVRTHCICSSPGEKRERNGLHVGVFGFAMRPGKVLRHPKDTCLLCSIEPD; translated from the exons ATGAGCCTACTTGCCAGGAGCCACGACACTTCAAAAATCAAAAACAAGCCTGAACTCTTTTCCTTCCAAGAAATCTCATCAAACACAAACACTCGTCAAACAACCACACTCCCAAAACATCTTCTCAGAACACCAGCTCTGCCTTGTGGCCTAGTTGGCACAG CAAGAAACAACATGGCTGGTGCAAACCCTTATGGCCTGGTTCCCTCGGGTACCTGGTCTGGTGGTTGGGTTCATTATCCTGCTGGACATTTTTCTATGCTTTGCAGTGCTTCTATCAGTCGTGAGATACCATCGACTAATCAGACTCCGATGAATAGCAACGCCCGCTTCCGGGGCCAAGCCGCCAAACCGCCGGGCTCGAACAAGTCTCCAACGTCCTCAACCGCTGGTCAGCCTACGTCACCGACCGTTTCTCAGGGAAGCCAGTCATCCACCAACTTGGCTCCGAAAGTCCCGCCTCTGCCCAACTCTCCTTCGCTCGCCCACTCCATTGGCATGGACGACCAGGGTGGCTTGTCCGACGGCGACGGCCTTCTCGGCTCCTACCATCTGCCACGGCCTATGCCCATCTGGCTGAACTCCAACTATGGCAAGCATATCGTCAAGGGCAACTTTATGACTCTGAGTGCGAGACCCAAGACGGTCGAACAGGGCGAGTGGATCGCGCATCAAG TGGTTGAGCACTACCGCAACCTCTGGAACTTCGTTCGTGTTCTCCACGAGAAGGAGGAAGATGGCTCGACGATCTGCAACGGCACTACGTGTCCCAGGATGTCCGCCGGAGC CCGTCGGGAACCTGTCGAGCTTCCTGCCGCCGAATACATGACTCTTATGCAGAGATGGATCTCAGGCAAGATTGACGACACCAACATCTTCCCGACCGACCCCTCGGGCGTCTCGTATGCGCACAACGCAAACATCACCACCACGCCCCTCTCACAGCTCACAAACCCTGGTGAGCCCGACTGGATCGGCAAGCGATCAGGTTTCCCGCAGAATTTCATTGACGTCTGCCAAACCATCTTCCGCCAGATGTTCCGCGTCTACTCTCACCTCTACTGGGCTCATTTCACAGAGCCTTTCTACCACCTCAACCTCGAGAAGTCCCTCAACAGTTGCTTCAGCCACTTCATCCTCACCGCCACTGCTCTCGACATGCTCAAGCCTCATGAGCTCGAGCCCATGCAGCCGCTAATCGACCTTTGGGCTGCCAACGGCACCTTTCCACCCGAGTCCAAGGCTTACGAGTATGCCAATCTCCGCGCTGGCGAGCGCCTGATGCAACTTGCCGGC ATGATGGCCGGCTTCACT CCAACGCTCTTACCACCGGAATCTTTGCTCGTCAAGGCTGGAAAAGAAGCAAATGGGGCCTCCAGAGCCAAACACGACAACAATAAGGAAACGCATTTTTCACACGTACGCACGCATTGCATTTGCAGCAGTCCCGGGGAGAAAAGAGAAAGAAACGGGCTGCATGTTGGAGTTTTCGGATTTGCTATGAGGCCAGGCAAGGTCTTGAGACACCCC AAGGATACTTGCCTGCTTTGCTCCATTGAGCCTGACTGA
- a CDS encoding GDSL-like Lipase/Acylhydrolase: MMIASLKTAFAALLFLSPLAEARPQHPARGDEREWVTVWGTMPQLVEPANLPPAPFNETGRVFHDATLRQTVKVSLATSTLRLQISNAFGGSDLPITAVTIARTANNTAGTSGVDADSLLVVTFSGSGGFVVPNGAVVFSDPIDLAVEAQSIVSITIYLADGQTTNSITGHPGSRTTSFLKSGNHVADQDLATTAGNATATTTDHWYLISALEGWLPKGASAVAIVGDSISDGRGSTTNANNRWPDRLLARMQNESSTSAIAIVNEAAGGNRVLADGLGPNGLGRIDRDVIAQSGIKYAIVFIGVNDIGTATNTTAAQEAVGDRLVAAYDQMVTRLHRFGIAVFGATITPLTGDGQPYSDPTREAARQRVNEWIRSSGRYDAVIDFDAVVRDPAAPEKLRAEYDTGDHLHLNPAGYEAMAAGIDLSIFEKFKNGVSGMN, from the exons ATGATGATCGCCTCCCTCAAGACGGCCTTCGCCGCCTTGCTCTTCCTCTCCCCTCTGGCAGAAGCACGCCCTCAGCATCCTGCGCGAGGAGATGAGAGGGAATGGGTCACCGTCTGGGGAACAATGCCTCAGCTGGTCGAGCCGGCTAACTTACCCCCAGCGCCATTT AACGAGACAGGCCGAGTCTTCCACGACGCGACCCTCCGCCAAACCGTCAAAGTCTCTCTCGCGACCTCGACTCTCCGCCTGCAAATCAGCAACGCCTTTGGCGGCTCAGACCTCCCCATCACGGCCGTAACCATCGCCCGGACGGCGAACAACACAGCCGGCACGAGCGGCGTCGACGCCGACTCCCTCCTAGTCGTCACCTTCTCGGGCAGCGGCGGCTTCGTCGTGCCCAACGGCGCCGTCGTCTTCTCGGATCCGATCGACCTCGCCGTCGAGGCGCAGTCCATCGTCTCCATCACGATCTATCTCGCCGACGGCCAGACGACCAACAGCATCACCGGCCACCCGGGCAGCCGCACCACGTCCTTCCTCAAGAGCGGGAACCACGTCGCGGACCAGGACCTCGCTACCACCGCCGGCAACGCCACCGCGACGACGACGGATCACTGGTACCTCATCAGCGCCCTCGAGGGCTGGCTTCCCAAGGGCGCCTCAGCCGTCGCCATCGTGGGCGACTCCATCAGCGACGGGCGCGGCTCGACGACCAACGCGAACAACCGCTGGCCCGACCGCCTCCTCGCGCGCATGCAGAACGAGTCATCCACCAGCGCCATCGCCATCGTCAACGAGGCCGCGGGCGGCAACCGAGTCCTGGCCGACGGCCTGGGTCCCAACGGTCTAGGCCGCATCGACAGGGACGTCATCGCGCAGTCGGGTATCAAGTACGCCATCGTCTTCATCGGCGTCAACGACATTGGCACCGCGACCAACACCACCGCCGCGCAGGAGGCCGTGGGCGACCGGCTCGTGGCGGCGTATGACCAGATGGTCACGCGGCTTCACCGGTTCGGCATCGCGGTGTTTGGTGCGACCATCACGCCGCTCACGGGCGACGGGCAGCCTTACTCTGACCCGACGAGGGAGGCGGCGCGGCAGAGGGTGAATGAGTGGATTCGGAGCAGCGGGCGGTACGATGCCGTGATTGACTTTGACGCGGTTGTGAGGGACCCCGCGGCGCCGGAGAAGTTGAGGGCCGAGTATGATACGGGGGATCATTTGCATTTGAACCCGGCCGGGTATGAGGCCATGGCTGCTGGGATTGATCTCTCTATTTTTGAGAAGTTCAAGAACGGGGTTTCTGGGATGAATTAG